A window from Gottschalkiaceae bacterium SANA encodes these proteins:
- the greA gene encoding transcription elongation factor GreA, translating into MPSKEVILTQEGFIKLEAEYKELKNVRRGEVSERIRIAKGFGDLSENAEYDAAKNEQAQVEERIYKLQEMLAHAKIIKDEEIDDQVVSVGSHVKIRDLEFDEVEEYIVVGSTEADPFQNRISNESPVGKALLGHSAGEFIDAEVPNGDIVKYEILEISR; encoded by the coding sequence ATGCCAAGTAAAGAGGTAATTTTAACACAAGAAGGATTTATCAAGCTGGAAGCAGAGTATAAGGAATTAAAGAATGTTAGGCGTGGAGAGGTTTCTGAGCGAATTCGAATCGCGAAGGGCTTTGGAGATTTGAGTGAGAATGCAGAGTATGATGCAGCAAAAAACGAGCAAGCTCAGGTGGAAGAACGCATTTATAAGCTACAAGAAATGTTGGCTCATGCCAAGATCATCAAGGACGAAGAAATTGATGATCAAGTTGTGAGTGTGGGAAGTCATGTCAAAATTCGAGATTTAGAATTTGATGAAGTGGAAGAATATATTGTTGTTGGATCCACGGAAGCAGATCCCTTTCAAAATCGAATTTCAAATGAATCCCCGGTTGGAAAAGCCTTGTTGGGTCATTCTGCCGGAGAATTTATAGATGCTGAAGTTCCCAATGGAGATATTGTAAAGTATGAAATCCTAGAGATTTCTAGATAG
- a CDS encoding ECF transporter S component — MNKKWLTTRRMAIIGVLGGISMVLGLTPLGFIPIGPTRATIMHIPVIIGAILEGPIVGAIVGLIFGLFSIFQAVTNPTPISFVFLNPLVSVLPRILIGVVSYYVYRGFSKIGQKGTLVVSSLMWLGAMAYLIKGWVDLLKVGTAAALAFQSLLLVLLVILGVVVWRFASKNAAEIALTGIFGTLTNTLGVLTMIYLFYGRRFAETLGADPDTAGKMIISIGMTNGVPEMIVGMIVSTYVVLALLKNRGDANGISH; from the coding sequence ATGAATAAGAAGTGGTTAACAACACGAAGAATGGCTATTATTGGTGTACTAGGCGGGATTTCCATGGTCTTGGGACTGACGCCCTTGGGTTTTATCCCCATCGGACCAACGCGGGCAACCATTATGCATATACCGGTGATTATCGGTGCGATCTTGGAAGGACCGATTGTCGGCGCAATTGTCGGTTTGATTTTTGGTCTGTTTAGTATCTTTCAAGCCGTTACGAATCCAACTCCAATTTCCTTTGTGTTTTTGAATCCCTTGGTGTCGGTACTGCCCAGGATTTTAATCGGGGTGGTTTCTTACTATGTCTATCGAGGATTTTCAAAGATTGGGCAGAAAGGTACGCTAGTCGTTTCTAGTCTGATGTGGTTAGGGGCGATGGCATATTTGATTAAGGGATGGGTAGATTTATTAAAAGTTGGAACAGCAGCAGCCCTGGCTTTCCAGAGTCTATTGTTGGTTTTGTTGGTGATTTTGGGTGTTGTGGTTTGGCGATTTGCTTCAAAAAATGCGGCTGAGATCGCATTGACTGGGATTTTTGGCACACTAACCAATACACTGGGTGTATTAACCATGATCTACTTGTTCTATGGGAGACGCTTTGCTGAAACCCTTGGGGCAGATCCAGATACAGCTGGGAAAATGATCATTTCCATTGGTATGACCAATGGTGTTCCAGAGATGATTGTAGGTATGATTGTATCAACATACGTGGTCTTGGCATTATTAAAGAATAGGGGAGATGCAAATGGTATTAGTCATTGA
- the secA gene encoding preprotein translocase subunit SecA, giving the protein MKKILESFFGSQSSREIKRITPFSDKVLALEETIQALSDEALRGKTDEFRTRLKAGETEDDLLPEAFAVCREAAWRVLGMKHYPVQLIGGVVLHQGDIAEMKTGEGKTLVATLAVYLNALSGKGVHVVTVNDYLAKRDMEWMGKVYEFLGLTTGCIVHGLNDVERKAAYAADVTYGTNNEFGFDYLRDNMAVFKERRVQRPLHYAIVDEVDSILIDEARTPLIISGQGDTGSTLYQVANLFVKTLKGRKEDPNKVRGMEERLDRKFVEEEADFVIDEKGKSVSLGEKGVDKAEKYFNVDNLADLEHMELQHRINQALRANYLMFRDQDYVVKDGEVIIVDDFTGRLMMGRRYSEGLHQAIEAKEGVEIQKESKTLATITFQNYFRMYEKLSGMTGTAMTEEDEFRHIYSINVIEIPTNRPVVRIDYPDIVYKNGQGKFNAVIEEIVEAHKSGQPVLVGTVTIETSELLSTMLKRRGVKHQVLNAKQHGKEAEIVAQAGRLGAVTIATNMAGRGTDIVLGGNPVFLAKSRLKKKYDDHMIEMADSYFETEDPEILTARETYVKALKTAKEELKDEQENVIAAGGLHIIGTERHESRRIDNQLRGRSGRQGDPGASRFYISLDDDLMRLFGGERVQSMVERLGLPDDEPIEAKILSRSIESAQEKIEMRNFGIRKNVLQYDDVMNTQRNMIYEQRRHVLEGESLKDQIEEMIDGVIEADVAHFTQARYPEDWKLGELAESMGQYFPLDNALKIERVEDLTKEKLTQILKEQAMIGYGIQEEAFGEQIREIERIVLLQTVDKRWMDHIDAMDQLRRGVGLRAMGQEDPVRAYQNEGYEMFNAMTHTIREETVKTMYRVRPQRKMERKQVAHITGTSGGEAPAKAKTVVRSKKKIGRNDPCPCGSGKKYKKCCGKDA; this is encoded by the coding sequence ATGAAAAAGATATTGGAATCTTTTTTTGGCTCACAGAGCAGCCGGGAGATCAAACGAATTACACCCTTTTCTGATAAGGTCCTCGCCTTGGAAGAGACGATTCAAGCATTAAGCGATGAAGCTTTGCGTGGGAAAACGGATGAATTTCGCACTCGATTAAAAGCGGGCGAAACCGAGGATGATCTTTTGCCAGAGGCTTTTGCGGTATGTCGCGAGGCAGCATGGCGTGTATTGGGTATGAAACATTACCCTGTTCAACTGATCGGTGGGGTTGTTCTTCATCAGGGCGATATTGCCGAGATGAAAACGGGTGAAGGAAAGACCTTAGTTGCAACTTTGGCGGTTTATTTGAATGCTTTAAGTGGCAAAGGTGTCCATGTGGTAACGGTTAATGATTATTTGGCCAAGCGCGACATGGAATGGATGGGCAAGGTCTATGAGTTTTTGGGTTTAACTACGGGTTGTATTGTCCATGGTTTGAATGACGTGGAGCGAAAAGCTGCCTATGCTGCGGATGTTACCTATGGAACCAACAACGAATTTGGATTTGATTATCTTCGTGACAATATGGCGGTCTTTAAAGAGCGCCGCGTTCAACGTCCCCTTCATTATGCCATTGTCGATGAAGTAGATAGTATTTTGATTGATGAGGCCAGAACACCTTTGATTATTTCTGGTCAGGGAGACACCGGGTCTACCTTGTATCAGGTAGCCAATCTTTTTGTTAAAACCTTAAAGGGGAGAAAAGAAGACCCCAATAAGGTGAGAGGAATGGAAGAACGGCTGGATCGAAAATTTGTTGAAGAAGAAGCCGACTTTGTGATTGATGAAAAAGGCAAGTCTGTTTCCCTAGGTGAAAAAGGGGTAGACAAGGCTGAAAAATATTTTAATGTGGATAACCTTGCTGATCTGGAGCATATGGAGCTGCAGCATCGGATTAATCAGGCCCTTCGTGCCAACTATCTGATGTTTCGGGACCAGGATTACGTGGTGAAGGATGGGGAAGTTATTATCGTCGATGATTTTACCGGTCGATTGATGATGGGACGTCGTTATTCCGAGGGCTTGCATCAAGCCATTGAAGCCAAGGAGGGGGTTGAGATTCAAAAGGAATCCAAGACCCTGGCGACCATTACTTTCCAGAACTATTTCCGCATGTACGAAAAGCTTTCCGGCATGACGGGTACCGCCATGACCGAGGAAGATGAATTTCGCCATATTTACAGCATTAATGTGATTGAGATTCCGACCAACCGACCGGTTGTCAGAATCGATTATCCCGATATTGTGTATAAGAACGGCCAAGGTAAATTTAATGCCGTAATCGAAGAAATTGTTGAAGCGCACAAATCCGGTCAACCTGTATTGGTGGGTACGGTTACCATCGAGACATCGGAGTTGTTGAGCACGATGTTGAAGCGCCGCGGTGTTAAGCATCAGGTATTGAATGCCAAGCAACATGGAAAAGAGGCGGAGATTGTGGCGCAAGCGGGACGCTTGGGCGCGGTTACCATTGCAACCAATATGGCTGGTCGTGGAACGGATATCGTTTTGGGTGGAAACCCGGTCTTTTTGGCAAAATCGCGATTGAAGAAAAAATACGATGATCATATGATTGAAATGGCAGATTCCTATTTTGAGACAGAGGATCCAGAAATTTTGACGGCTAGAGAGACCTATGTAAAGGCCTTGAAAACAGCGAAAGAGGAATTGAAGGATGAGCAGGAAAATGTAATTGCTGCTGGTGGTCTTCATATTATTGGTACGGAGCGCCATGAATCGAGACGGATTGACAATCAATTACGGGGTCGTTCCGGTCGACAAGGAGACCCAGGTGCATCACGCTTCTATATTTCTTTAGATGATGATTTGATGCGTCTCTTTGGTGGCGAACGGGTGCAGTCCATGGTTGAGCGACTGGGCTTGCCGGATGATGAACCCATCGAGGCGAAAATCCTTTCAAGGAGTATCGAATCGGCCCAGGAAAAAATCGAGATGAGAAACTTCGGCATTCGGAAGAATGTCTTGCAGTATGATGATGTGATGAACACACAGAGAAATATGATTTACGAACAGCGACGTCATGTTTTGGAAGGCGAGAGCTTGAAAGATCAGATTGAAGAGATGATCGATGGCGTGATTGAAGCCGATGTCGCTCACTTCACCCAGGCAAGATATCCCGAGGATTGGAAGCTTGGAGAATTGGCTGAGTCAATGGGTCAATACTTCCCTCTTGATAATGCCCTTAAGATTGAGCGGGTAGAAGATTTGACCAAAGAGAAATTGACCCAAATCTTGAAAGAACAGGCCATGATCGGATATGGAATTCAGGAAGAGGCCTTTGGTGAACAAATTCGAGAAATCGAGCGTATTGTCTTGCTTCAAACGGTAGATAAGCGTTGGATGGATCATATCGACGCCATGGATCAATTGCGCCGAGGTGTTGGTCTTCGTGCCATGGGGCAAGAGGATCCAGTTCGCGCCTATCAAAATGAAGGCTATGAAATGTTTAATGCCATGACACACACCATTCGAGAAGAGACGGTTAAAACCATGTACCGGGTTCGTCCTCAGCGAAAGATGGAACGAAAACAAGTGGCGCACATTACCGGCACTTCCGGAGGCGAGGCACCAGCAAAAGCGAAAACAGTGGTGCGAAGCAAGAAAAAAATTGGAAGAAATGATCCTTGTCCATGTGGTTCAGGGAAAAAATATAAAAAATGCTGTGGTAAGGATGCCTAG
- the dusB gene encoding tRNA dihydrouridine synthase DusB, with protein sequence MKIGKLRLGTPLFLAPMAGITDMPYRALCREFGADLVCTEMVSAKALYYGDTKSQRLMVIHPEEEPVSLQIFGEDPHILSEVTKRFINPREDIAVLDFNMGCPAPKIIKGGAGSALVKDLDRAQAAVEAIVKASNRPVSVKIRIGWEAGEKRGIEIAKRMEATGIDFLVVHGRTRAEFYQGKADWEEIAKIKAALSIPVIGNGDILNGEIAMKRLQESKVDGLMIGRGAHGNPWIFQKIKAELQGEIWTPPTPEERIAVVRRHLHGLHGHKGERTAVLEMRKHFGWYLKGCPFATEYRVRSYEAETLLEMEALFENYLEQVNKNNDLLDKN encoded by the coding sequence ATGAAGATAGGAAAATTAAGGTTGGGAACGCCCTTGTTTTTAGCGCCCATGGCGGGGATAACCGATATGCCCTATCGCGCCCTTTGTCGTGAATTTGGAGCAGATTTGGTTTGCACCGAAATGGTGAGTGCCAAGGCCTTGTATTATGGAGACACAAAATCCCAACGCTTGATGGTGATTCATCCGGAAGAAGAGCCTGTCTCTTTGCAAATTTTTGGAGAAGATCCCCATATTCTTTCCGAGGTAACAAAGCGATTTATCAATCCCAGGGAAGATATTGCGGTGCTGGACTTTAATATGGGATGCCCTGCACCAAAGATTATAAAAGGAGGCGCGGGCAGCGCCTTGGTTAAGGATTTGGACCGTGCCCAAGCGGCAGTGGAAGCGATTGTGAAGGCGTCTAATCGTCCGGTTTCTGTAAAGATACGCATCGGATGGGAAGCGGGAGAAAAGCGGGGTATTGAGATCGCTAAACGTATGGAGGCGACGGGTATTGATTTTCTGGTTGTTCATGGACGAACACGTGCTGAGTTTTATCAGGGCAAGGCGGACTGGGAAGAGATTGCCAAGATCAAAGCAGCCCTTTCCATTCCCGTGATTGGAAACGGAGATATTCTAAATGGCGAAATCGCCATGAAACGATTGCAAGAGTCTAAGGTGGACGGATTGATGATTGGGCGGGGCGCCCATGGAAATCCCTGGATTTTTCAAAAGATCAAGGCGGAATTACAAGGAGAAATTTGGACACCGCCTACGCCAGAAGAACGAATTGCCGTCGTGAGAAGGCATCTTCACGGCCTGCATGGCCACAAGGGAGAACGAACGGCAGTCCTTGAAATGCGAAAGCATTTTGGCTGGTATCTTAAGGGGTGCCCCTTTGCAACAGAATATCGCGTGCGCTCCTACGAAGCAGAAACCCTTCTTGAAATGGAAGCCTTATTTGAAAATTATTTGGAGCAAGTCAATAAAAACAATGATTTGCTTGACAAGAATTGA
- a CDS encoding biotin/lipoyl-binding protein, with the protein MKQYRITVNGVAYEVEVEELVGGQATQSIEQPLKRPAAQVIQQKERAQAPKPAQTPHVAPVASAGATSIKAPMPGTILKLVVAENQSVKRGDVLCILEAMKMENEIVAPNDGIVGRIYVKEQQNVQLDAPLLDLE; encoded by the coding sequence ATGAAACAGTATCGAATTACAGTGAATGGAGTAGCATACGAGGTAGAAGTTGAAGAACTTGTTGGGGGACAAGCGACACAATCGATAGAACAGCCGTTGAAAAGACCAGCTGCACAAGTTATTCAGCAAAAAGAAAGAGCACAAGCCCCTAAACCTGCACAGACACCGCACGTTGCGCCGGTTGCATCAGCAGGAGCAACTTCCATCAAAGCCCCAATGCCGGGAACGATTCTTAAGCTTGTAGTTGCAGAGAATCAATCGGTGAAGCGGGGAGACGTTTTATGCATTCTCGAAGCGATGAAGATGGAAAATGAAATTGTAGCACCCAATGATGGAATTGTAGGTCGCATTTATGTCAAAGAACAACAGAATGTGCAATTGGACGCACCCCTGTTGGATTTGGAGTAG
- the thpR gene encoding RNA 2',3'-cyclic phosphodiesterase gives MRIFFGIAFPETIKEQLKKEADICQAYCEKGRFMQEENFHLTLRFIGEVEPAMVETFQQILEETAAKVAPFQIHLTGLGRFSKRGGDILFRGLRRERGLGGLVRHLDRAFKSKGFPVEKMPFRPHVTLARRIYWTNGFETVQREVKLDDVEIDIEQIVIMESIRVNGELVYRPITHANLNKQTEE, from the coding sequence ATGCGTATCTTTTTTGGAATTGCATTTCCCGAAACAATCAAGGAACAATTAAAGAAGGAAGCCGATATCTGTCAGGCGTATTGTGAAAAAGGCCGCTTTATGCAGGAAGAAAATTTTCATTTGACTCTTCGTTTTATTGGAGAAGTGGAGCCTGCCATGGTAGAAACCTTTCAACAGATTTTGGAAGAAACGGCAGCGAAGGTAGCGCCCTTTCAGATCCATCTAACTGGACTGGGTCGATTTTCCAAGCGCGGAGGCGATATTTTGTTTCGCGGCCTTCGGCGAGAACGTGGTTTAGGTGGCTTGGTTAGACATTTGGACCGCGCTTTTAAGAGCAAGGGGTTTCCTGTAGAAAAAATGCCTTTTCGTCCCCATGTAACCTTGGCGAGACGGATCTACTGGACCAATGGATTTGAAACCGTACAGCGAGAAGTCAAGTTGGACGATGTGGAAATTGATATAGAGCAAATTGTTATCATGGAAAGTATTCGGGTCAATGGAGAATTGGTTTACCGTCCCATCACCCATGCAAATTTGAACAAGCAGACTGAAGAATAA
- a CDS encoding sodium ion-translocating decarboxylase subunit beta, protein MGGILQAFWISTGFYQLDLGSVFMLGLACWFLYLGIRKGYEPYLMIPIAFGMLLVNLPGANLMEEGNLLHYLYYGTKLGIYPPLIFLCVGSSTDFGPLIANPKSILLGAAAQFGIFFAFIGAILLGGMGVEALKFTAKAAAAIGIIGGADGPTAIYLTSKLAPDLLGPIALAAYSYMALVPIIQPPIIRALTTKEERQVKMEQLRPVSQREKIIFPIFVTLFTVLLLPSAAPLIGMLMLGNLLKESNRVPLLVDGANKALMPIVTILLGVTVGAKASAEVFLDVKTLAIIVLGLMAFSVGTAAGVLFGKIMYKTSGGKVNPMIGAAGVSAVPMAARVVQKVGQEENPSNFLLMHAMGPNVAGVIGSAVAAGILLNLFS, encoded by the coding sequence ATGGGTGGAATTTTACAAGCTTTCTGGATAAGCACGGGCTTTTATCAGTTGGATCTTGGCAGTGTTTTTATGCTGGGATTGGCGTGTTGGTTCCTTTATTTAGGGATTCGAAAGGGCTATGAACCCTATTTGATGATTCCTATTGCATTTGGCATGCTCTTGGTTAATCTGCCAGGTGCCAATTTGATGGAGGAAGGAAATCTTTTACATTATTTATACTATGGTACAAAATTGGGCATTTATCCGCCATTGATCTTTCTGTGTGTAGGTAGCAGTACCGATTTTGGACCATTAATTGCCAACCCAAAGAGCATTTTGTTGGGCGCGGCAGCACAATTCGGAATCTTTTTTGCTTTTATCGGCGCTATCTTGTTGGGTGGCATGGGTGTGGAAGCCTTAAAATTTACAGCGAAAGCTGCAGCAGCAATCGGAATCATCGGTGGAGCAGATGGGCCGACAGCAATTTATTTGACAAGCAAGCTTGCTCCTGATCTTTTGGGTCCCATCGCTTTAGCGGCCTATTCCTATATGGCTTTGGTACCGATTATTCAACCGCCTATCATTCGTGCTCTGACAACCAAGGAAGAACGCCAGGTGAAGATGGAACAATTGCGACCGGTATCACAACGGGAGAAGATTATTTTCCCAATCTTTGTGACCCTTTTTACGGTTCTTTTACTGCCGTCGGCAGCACCCTTGATCGGGATGTTGATGCTGGGTAATTTACTGAAGGAATCTAATCGTGTTCCCTTGTTGGTGGATGGAGCGAATAAAGCTTTGATGCCGATTGTAACCATTCTTTTGGGGGTAACTGTTGGAGCGAAAGCAAGTGCGGAAGTCTTCTTGGATGTGAAAACATTGGCGATTATCGTACTGGGACTAATGGCTTTCTCTGTTGGCACAGCTGCGGGTGTGCTCTTTGGAAAAATCATGTACAAAACCTCCGGCGGGAAAGTGAATCCGATGATTGGGGCTGCAGGCGTCTCTGCGGTACCTATGGCGGCGCGTGTTGTGCAAAAGGTAGGGCAAGAGGAGAATCCGTCCAACTTCCTATTGATGCATGCTATGGGTCCTAATGTGGCAGGGGTAATCGGGTCGGCTGTTGCAGCTGGAATTCTCTTGAATCTTTTCTCTTAG
- a CDS encoding type III pantothenate kinase encodes MVLVIDVGNTNITLGLYKKEGLYLKKSWRIATDRQKTSDEFGILITQLFQHDGLDPESVDAVIISSVVPPIMYSLEAMTIKYFEMRPLIVGPGIKTGMLIHYDNPKQVGADRIVNAVAAFQKYGGPLVIVDFGTATTFCAVNEKGDYLGGTIAPGIKIASDALIEGTAKLPKVEIRMPDRVICRNTTESIQSGISIGQVGLVDYIVERMIEELGGSVAKVVATGGLASMIATASETIEVIDKRLTLDGLKIIYDRNRA; translated from the coding sequence ATGGTATTAGTCATTGACGTGGGGAACACAAATATTACCCTCGGATTATATAAAAAAGAAGGTCTTTATTTAAAAAAATCTTGGAGAATCGCAACGGATCGTCAGAAGACTAGCGATGAATTTGGGATTTTGATCACACAATTATTTCAGCATGATGGATTGGATCCTGAATCAGTGGATGCCGTGATCATTTCATCCGTTGTGCCACCGATCATGTATTCATTGGAAGCCATGACCATCAAATATTTTGAAATGCGTCCGCTGATTGTTGGACCCGGAATCAAAACCGGCATGCTGATTCACTACGACAACCCCAAGCAGGTGGGGGCGGATCGGATTGTCAATGCGGTAGCGGCATTCCAAAAATACGGTGGCCCCTTGGTGATTGTGGATTTTGGTACGGCGACTACCTTTTGTGCCGTCAACGAAAAGGGTGATTATCTGGGGGGAACCATTGCACCTGGTATTAAAATCGCCAGTGATGCCTTGATCGAAGGAACGGCAAAATTACCCAAGGTTGAAATTCGCATGCCGGATCGTGTGATTTGTCGCAATACAACGGAAAGCATTCAATCAGGCATTTCCATCGGCCAGGTTGGCTTGGTGGATTATATCGTAGAGAGAATGATCGAAGAACTGGGCGGTTCTGTGGCTAAGGTCGTGGCGACAGGCGGTTTGGCTTCTATGATCGCTACGGCATCGGAAACCATTGAAGTGATCGACAAGCGCTTGACTCTGGACGGGTTGAAGATTATTTATGATCGCAACCGAGCCTAG
- the lysS gene encoding lysine--tRNA ligase — MSQVENLNELLQVRREKLKKYQENGCNPFDHVKFEVTAKAAELKADFETIEGNEVTVAGRVMSKRGQGKVAFYDLQDSTDRVQLFLKKDLLGEDVYADVKTFDIGDHIGVTGEVFKTKMGEVSIRAKKVTLLSKSLQVLPEKFHGLKDPDLRYRQRYVDLIMNPEVKNVFYVRSQIQRHIRDFYDDRGYMEVETPVLSTLAGGASARPFITHHNSLDIPMYLRIALELPLKRLIVGGFDRVYEMSRVFRNEGMDSTHNPEFTLLESYEAYADYEDVMQLVEDLYGYLADKVLGKESVVYQGQEIFLKGPFKRARMVDLVKEHTGVDFDAVTDQVEAVRLAKQLHLDVEGHESIGVLIEEAFDAFVEDHLVQPTFVTHHPVEISPLAKKDPEDPRYTQRFELFISGAEYANAFSELNDPIDQKERFTAQVALKDAGDEEAQPYDADFINALEVGLPPTGGLGIGIDRLVMLYTNQASIRDVILFPTMKPIE; from the coding sequence ATGTCGCAAGTCGAGAACCTAAATGAATTACTTCAGGTGAGACGAGAAAAACTGAAGAAGTACCAAGAAAATGGATGCAATCCCTTTGATCATGTGAAGTTTGAAGTGACGGCAAAAGCCGCTGAATTGAAGGCTGATTTTGAAACGATCGAAGGAAATGAAGTAACGGTTGCAGGTCGCGTGATGTCAAAGCGTGGACAAGGCAAGGTTGCTTTTTACGATCTACAGGACAGCACGGATCGCGTTCAATTGTTCTTAAAGAAAGATTTATTGGGGGAAGACGTCTATGCGGACGTGAAAACCTTTGATATTGGTGATCATATCGGGGTCACGGGCGAGGTGTTTAAAACCAAAATGGGCGAGGTATCAATTCGTGCTAAAAAGGTGACACTTCTATCGAAATCCCTTCAAGTTTTACCAGAAAAATTCCATGGTTTGAAAGATCCGGATTTGCGCTATCGACAACGTTATGTTGATTTGATTATGAACCCGGAAGTGAAGAATGTATTTTACGTTCGTTCGCAGATTCAAAGACATATTCGTGATTTCTATGACGACCGTGGTTATATGGAAGTTGAAACACCAGTCTTGTCAACCCTAGCGGGTGGTGCTTCGGCACGACCGTTTATCACCCATCACAATTCTTTGGATATTCCTATGTATTTACGCATCGCCTTGGAATTGCCTTTGAAGCGATTGATCGTTGGCGGGTTTGATCGAGTCTATGAAATGAGCCGTGTATTCAGAAATGAAGGCATGGATAGCACCCATAATCCGGAATTCACTTTGTTGGAATCTTATGAAGCCTATGCTGACTATGAAGATGTGATGCAATTGGTTGAAGATCTTTATGGCTATCTGGCTGACAAGGTATTGGGAAAAGAGTCTGTTGTCTATCAGGGACAGGAAATTTTCTTAAAGGGTCCCTTTAAACGGGCGCGCATGGTGGATTTGGTGAAAGAACACACCGGTGTTGATTTTGATGCGGTAACAGACCAAGTGGAAGCGGTGCGTCTTGCCAAGCAATTGCACTTGGATGTGGAAGGACATGAATCTATTGGTGTTCTGATTGAAGAAGCGTTTGACGCCTTTGTCGAGGACCATTTGGTTCAACCCACTTTTGTGACTCATCATCCGGTGGAGATCTCGCCTTTGGCGAAAAAAGATCCAGAAGATCCACGATATACCCAGCGATTCGAGCTCTTTATCTCGGGTGCTGAGTATGCCAACGCATTTTCGGAACTGAATGATCCTATTGATCAAAAGGAGCGTTTTACCGCTCAAGTTGCATTGAAGGATGCCGGCGATGAAGAAGCGCAGCCTTATGATGCGGACTTTATCAATGCTCTGGAAGTTGGTTTACCACCGACCGGAGGCTTGGGAATCGGCATTGATCGCCTGGTGATGTTGTATACCAATCAAGCGAGCATTCGGGACGTGATCTTGTTTCCAACCATGAAACCTATTGAATAA